A single window of Salvia splendens isolate huo1 chromosome 6, SspV2, whole genome shotgun sequence DNA harbors:
- the LOC121806374 gene encoding nicotinamidase 1-like, which produces MEMLKSEIPVEEETVLISEDAKAGLVLVDIINGFCTVGAGNLAPREENRQILEMIEESAKVAKVFCEKKWPVLAFLDSHQPDKLEHPYPPHCINGTDESNLVPPLRWIEEEQNVTIRRKDCYDGFVGSIQEDGSNSFVDWVKKNKIHLLVVVGICTDICVLDFVCSTISAKNHGLLHPLNDVVVYSKACATFDFPASEAAGSKHLQAHPQELMHHIGLYMAKGRGAKIATQLTFHH; this is translated from the exons atgGAGATGTTGAAAAGTGAGATTCCAGTGGAGGAGGAAACAGTGTTGATATCTGAGGATGCAAAGGCTGGTTTAGTTCTTGTAGACATCATCAATGGCTTCTGCACCGTTGGAGCTGGCAACCTA GCGCCAAGGGAAGAGAACAGGCAGATATTGGAGATGATTGAAGAATCAGCAAAAGTTGCCAAAgtgttttgtgagaaaaaaTGGCCTGTGCTTGCTTTCCTGGACTCACACCAACCTGACAAGCTAGAGCATCCTTACCCTCCACACTGCATCAACGGCACCGATGAGTCCAACCTTGTCCCTC CTCTTAGATGGATAGAAGAAGAGCAGAACGTGACGATTAGGCGCAAAGATTGCTACGACGGCTTTGTGGGTTCTATCCAGGAGGATGGTTCCAATTCCTTTGTTGATTGGGTCAAGAAGAACAAGATACACCTT CTGGTGGTCGTAGGGATCTGCACAGACATATGTGTGCTGGACTTTGTTTGCTCCACCATATCGGCCAAAAACCACGGCCTCCTCCACCCACTAAACGACGTCGTCGTCTACTCCAAAGCATGTGCTACATTCGATTTTCCAGCGTCGGAGGCAGCAGGCTCCAAACACCTACAAGCTCACCCCCAA GAGCTCATGCATCACATAGGCCTTTACATGGCAAAGGGAAGAGGGGCCAAGATCGCCACACAACTCACCTTTCATCACTGA
- the LOC121806367 gene encoding protein EXECUTER 1, chloroplastic-like has product MASIFPPTFPSPRTIPKPLKFKFVHSRFISSKFKRRLQSGVSLSRVPDSAFCCHCNQRASGGGDSSNSGAEEVWRWGFGVQETFRNAIKRFDDYLSSLRDQRTGGTLVMAEKWEDEEDGGEEWDWERWMNHFLEVDEQERVVSILKSQLANAIEREDYEEAARIKVAIAAAARSDTVGRVMSHLKKSVEEERYGDAALIRDHAGAGLVGWWAGTSEDANDPYGRIIHISAEHGRYIARSYSPRQLATASIGAPVFEVYLRDNKAGDYKQQAVYLKRKGAPEDVYVPSFKSSGDSRSLDARDNKGKLYERSSEDKEDGEDRDDDIGFDNILQNMIPGVKVKVMKLASPEKVDRDIISMVIEKIIDEEVEEKDYDIESVDADVDIKSENEDEHSDTDLDSGSEMAEEDEQNQIALQLVVGDGFLHKLSHGAHARDLLRVPARLEKKGRMTFTFTVEEDSNELQPGEDGQSAENKNSKRPSQRSVDNLMHDFVESIGKGKIPMKVLQNVGELINLTLNQARNSQPLSGSTTFRRIEVSSSSDPLNGLYLGAHGLYTSEVIHMRRRFGQWNEDGSTKKPSKIEFYEYVEAVKLTGDAYIPAGQVAFRAKVGKKYQLPLKGIIPEEFGVIARYRGQGKLAEPGVQIPRWVDGELVILDGKHIKGGPVVGFVYWAPESHLVFFNRLRLLD; this is encoded by the exons ATGGCGTCCATTTTCCCGCCGACGTTCCCGTCGCCGCGTACGATTCCGAAACCCCTGAAGTTTAAATTTGTGCATTCGAGATTCATCTCCTCCAAGTTCAAGCGAAGATTGCAATCGGGAGTTTCTCTGTCTAGGGTTCCTGATTCCGCTTTCTGCTGCCATTGCAACCAAAGGGCAAGCGGCGGCGGTGATAGCTCCAATTCAGGTGCCGAGGAGGTGTGGCGGTGGGGCTTCGGTGTTCAGGAGACTTTTAGGAATGCAATTAAACGTTTTGATGACTACTTGAGTTCGTTAAGGGATCAGAGGACTGGTGGAACTCTGGTTATGGCGGAGAAGTGGGAAGATGAAGAGGATGGGGGAGAAGAGTGGGATTGGGAGAGGTGGATGAATCATTTCCTCGAGGTTGATGAGCAGGAGCGCGTTGTATCGATTTTGAAG TCTCAGTTAGCTAATGCGATTGAAAGAGAGGATTATGAAGAGGCTGCTAGGATAAAGGTGGCAATTGCAGCTGCTGCTAGGAGCGACACTGTTGGCAGGGTGATGTCACATCTAAAG AAATCTGTGGAGGAAGAGCGATATGGAGATGCAGCTCTTATACGTGATCACGCAGGGGCTGGTTTG GTTGGATGGTGGGCTGGAACTTCAGAAGATGCCAATGATCCTTATGGTCGCATTATTCATATAAGCGCTGAGCATGGAAGATACATTGCTAGAAGTTACAGTCCTAG GCAGTTGGCAACAGCTTCGATCGGTGCTCCCGTGTTTGAGGTATACCTAAGAGACAATAAAGCAGGTGATTATAAGCAGCAG GCCGTTTACTTAAAGCGCAAAGGAGCTCCGGAAGATGTTTATGTTCCATCCTTCAAGTCATCAGGAGATTCCAGAAGCCTGGATGCAAGAGATAACAAAGGCAAGCTATATGAAAGAAGTTCTGAAGATAAAGAGGATGGTGAAGATAGGGATGACgatattggttttgataatattctgcaAAACATGATTCCTGGTGTGAAAGTCAAAGTTATGAAATTAGCATCACCAGAGAAGGTGGACAGGGATATTATATCTATGgtgattgaaaaaataatagatGAAGAGGTGGAAGAAAAGGACTATGACATAGAAAGTGTAGATGCTGACGTTGACATTAAAAGTGAAAACGAGGACGAGCACAGTGACACTGATCTGGATTCTGGTAGTGAAATGGCTGAGGAAGATGAGCAAAATCAAATTGCACTTCAACTCGTTGTTGGTGATGGTTTCCTCCATAAATTGTCTCATGGTGCCCATGCTAGAGACTTGCTTCGTGTTCCAGCGAGGCTAGAGAAAAAGGGTCGGATGACATTTACATTTACAGTTGAGGAAGATTCCAATGAGCTCCAACCTGGCGAGGATGGACAGTCTGCCGAAAACAAAAATTCGAAGCGTCCAAGCCAACGTAGCGTAGACAATCTTATGCATGATTTTGTTGAATCTATTGGCAAAGGGAAGATTCCTATGAAG GTTCTTCAAAATGTAGGTGAGCTAATAAATCTAACACTCAATCAAGCTCGAAACAGTCAACCACTCTCTGGATCCACCACGTTTAGACGCATTGAGGTTTCTTCATCTTCAGATCCACTAAATG GTTTATACCTTGGTGCACATGGGCTGTACACTTCAGAAGTTATTCATATGAGGCGGAGATTTGGCCAGTGGAATGAGGATGGGAGCACGAAGAAACCTTcgaaaattgaattttatgagTATGTCGAAGCTGTTAAATTAACCGGAGATGCTTATATTCCAGCTGGCCAG GTTGCATTTCGTGCAAAAGTAGGAAAAAAGTATCAACTTCCTCTTAAAGGGATTATCCCTGAAGAATTTGGGGTG ATTGCTCGATATAGAGGTCAAGGAAAATTGGCCGAGCCTGGAGTTCAGATTCCTCGATGGGTTGATGGTGAACTTGTTATATTGGATGGAAAG CATATCAAAGGAGGCCCTGTTGTTGGTTTTGTTTACTGGGCTCCTGAATCTCACTTGGTATTCTTCAATCGACTCAGGCTGCTGGATTGA